Genomic DNA from Patescibacteria group bacterium:
ATAAACTTAAAGAACTATTAGGAAAAGAGACGACATCTTTGGCAGAACTGGCATTAAGATATATCTTATCTTTTGACGAAATTTCAACAACAATCCCAGGAATGAGAAAAGTTCAATTTGTCGAATCAAACACCACAATTTCTGACGGCAGAAAATTATCCAAAGAATTGCTGAAAGAGTTAAAAAAGCATAAGTGGGAAAGAAATTTCTATTCCACCCACGACCCGTGGTTAAAAGAATTCGGATTTGTGGAGAATTAAACCATGAAAAAAGTAGTGCTAGGAATAATACATAGAGAAAACGAAAGCGTAAAAGAATACCTCTTAATTACCGCCAAAAAGGATTTTGGGAAAGTTACCGGATTATTTTAAAAGCTCTTAACCCTTTAACCCGCCCAAAAACACAGAAAACACGCCTTTAACTACTGTGGCAATACCTTTAAATATTGCTGTAAAAACTTTAATGGAAGTTTCTTTAAAAATTACTGTTGCTGGTCTGCCAATACTCATAGTTACTGAATTATACCACCACCAATCACAATATCATTGTGATAAAACACCGCTGACTGGCCAGGGGCAACTCCCCGCTGGGGAGTTTCTAATTCGACCCTTACCTGCAAATGAGGTATTACTTCTAATTTACATGGGGTTAATTTACCGAGATGCCTAATCCGAACTTTTAAATCATCAAAACACTCATACGGGTTCGTCCTTCCGCCAGCTGGCGGATGGGACGAACCCGAATTAAATTCCACTAGCCAGTTAATATCTCCTACCTTAAACTCCCCCACTTCCGTTTCTTTGCCAAAACCAACCACAAGCTCATTTCTCTCCATATTCTTTGAGATAACATACAAGGGTAAGCCTTGATATTTTGTGAGAGTAAAGCCTCTGCGTTGACCTATGGTATAAAATGGTAAACCCTCGTGACTACCAATAACTTCTCCTTTGGTGTCCACAATATTCCCTTTTTGATAGGTTACTTTTCCCTCCAAAAATTTTCGCAGAGAAACCTCGCCCACAAAACACACTCCTTGACTGTCGGGCTTGTTGTAAACTGGAAGACCTGCTTTTTTGGCAATTTCTCGAACTTCTTTTTTAGTTAATTCCCCAACGGGAAATAGAATATAGGGTAATTGTTCTGGTTTAATACGATATAGAAAGTAGGATTGATCTTTTTTTGGATCTGCTCCAGTTCCTAAACTTTGAATTTTCCTAGCATAATGTCCAGTCGCCACATAGTCAAACCCTCGCTCCTTGATAGCTCTCTCATAAAACATCCCAAACTTAATCTCCTTATTACAAACCACATCGGGGTTGGGAGTACGACCATTTTGATATTCGTCGTAAAAGTATTTTAAAACTTTTTCGGAATATTCTTTTTCAAAATCCCAAACCTCAAAAGGAATATTTAGATGACTTGCGACCTTAATCGCATCAGCGCGATCTTGATGAGCCCTACAGTGTTCGTCATTAGAACCATAACACCACATATAAACCCCTGTTACATCGTACCCCTGCTCTTTTAACAAATACGCCGAAACGGCAGAGTCTACTCCACCACTAATTCCAACAACAACTTTCTGTAATTTTTTCGCCATGGGCAGATTTTATC
This window encodes:
- the mnmA gene encoding tRNA 2-thiouridine(34) synthase MnmA → MAKKLQKVVVGISGGVDSAVSAYLLKEQGYDVTGVYMWCYGSNDEHCRAHQDRADAIKVASHLNIPFEVWDFEKEYSEKVLKYFYDEYQNGRTPNPDVVCNKEIKFGMFYERAIKERGFDYVATGHYARKIQSLGTGADPKKDQSYFLYRIKPEQLPYILFPVGELTKKEVREIAKKAGLPVYNKPDSQGVCFVGEVSLRKFLEGKVTYQKGNIVDTKGEVIGSHEGLPFYTIGQRRGFTLTKYQGLPLYVISKNMERNELVVGFGKETEVGEFKVGDINWLVEFNSGSSHPPAGGRTNPYECFDDLKVRIRHLGKLTPCKLEVIPHLQVRVELETPQRGVAPGQSAVFYHNDIVIGGGIIQ